In Sphingomonas sp. Leaf357, a single genomic region encodes these proteins:
- a CDS encoding thermonuclease family protein has protein sequence MSGTPPPPPGFTEIVPTGAPPPRVPRAAANVPPPPPGFDEIVEEHPTGALHDGDTFRMTSGVNGRLYGVDAFELGQTGRSPTGDAVPLGQLARSAFAPFAQPSATVGRVGPSTYGRPVVTLDNGGDAGTAMLKQGWGLATPEYLKADPSRLHDYMEAERDARLNRRGAFGNTFQAPSTFRHGAPDPWARADYRDTAKPGDTAVFWDEATPFQGLRPDIAAGYVAVTDDPKSTPADAMAYAKAHGFDLDPADVAKFYSARAKGGRPSGGVTYKDAPRVLTDPGDGKLGTTLRGVADPLNMLDEAGAVVDTLGGTGGRESLFNSDRRFGDILANNLDQNRSILAHDDASHPYYRMGGQIAGGLVLPGAAVEGVGFNAARAAIRNGATRYAAELAAKTAVRNRLIIGGAAEGGASGFGTGENWTDRGTGALVGAGVGGTLGAVAGTAGQAIVDATTGRTALRAATLAEQLQRDRELTGTARQATAGPSPADLAGRMQDSADLVVRAKAAIARQPGMIAMDAEHGSEILQAPDLMEPSRAVDRIDVNARAAPLLGDVTEAQRAAQATRISPRDVLPIPSNTVASEEEAARIGAGMYQPVKAPNEANALSSRSIPSPTDGTKTIAKRGPLDLVSWLRSQGGIRAQGGELEHYGIGNAPRTGMDFAGGENRFGPLVSNNGMTYDEATMRAHEAGFFPDHAERPTVSEFLDTLNATHTGRNRAFRSEDLPEVDAFESQRALRHSVEGARERGAPLVEDRGQPVDLADLDRNAPPVTAYEEWGENAPRMAGNLRLDKLDSPQSIKRALTDTHARVGGFDAATRGRITHAETERLAGELGMTADDLLKRRKGQSLNAEEALASRQILAQSSTDLVNMARRMAAMDNPGDELEANFRQAWVRHVAIQEQVAGMTAEAGRALSAFRMTADSRALGSRVLPSLGDIAGGTARLKDVANKIVDLEKSGVGPGGINQFSAKALQPRFRDMAVELYYNMLLSGPRTHAVNVLSNTITALGQLPEHGLAAGIGGIANVARRAIGKADAEAVLFGEIGSRAAGMIQGAREGMREAARTFASGAPRDAVTKMEQQSQEAIGGMAGKIIRTPTRALAAEDEFFKAVARRSELAGLVMRTAKSEGLKGDALRKRAAELVANPTGDLLTKSFDYARYVTFQQPLGPVGQKITGVTESMPILKLIVPFVRTPTNILKYAIERSPGAVVLKEWRRDIAAGGPKRDLALARVTMGTGIAATIYQMAAAGQITGGGPADESALRLLKADGWQPYSFKIGDKYYSYQRLDPYSTVIGTAADLVDQERYMTDKQRENASFEVGAAILKNLSNKTWLSGMSSALEALNDPDRSAESFFSRTAGSIVVPTLAAQVAQVSDPVLRQASGPADRIRSRIPGLSDSLRPRRDVFGRPVEAGGGLGPDIVSPIWTSQAKNDPVVAALLDSGAKMSPPGKAKMTDEDYDRFQERAGAEVHRKLAELVRTPEWKRLPQEDRADEVSNVVKKARKLVKVSMFGQAMRAVPRRSAAMPPPPPGFTEVVPPAPPGFSEVVR, from the coding sequence ATGAGCGGCACCCCTCCGCCGCCTCCTGGCTTTACGGAGATCGTCCCGACCGGTGCGCCCCCGCCGCGCGTGCCTCGCGCTGCCGCCAATGTCCCCCCGCCGCCTCCGGGGTTTGACGAGATTGTCGAAGAGCATCCGACAGGCGCGTTGCATGACGGCGACACGTTCCGCATGACCAGTGGTGTCAACGGGCGTCTGTACGGGGTGGACGCGTTCGAATTGGGGCAGACGGGCCGCTCTCCCACCGGCGACGCGGTGCCACTCGGTCAGCTCGCGCGCAGCGCGTTCGCGCCATTCGCGCAGCCTTCGGCAACGGTGGGCCGGGTTGGGCCGTCCACCTATGGCCGTCCGGTCGTCACGCTCGACAATGGCGGTGATGCTGGCACGGCCATGCTCAAGCAGGGTTGGGGGCTGGCGACGCCGGAATACCTGAAGGCCGATCCCTCCCGGCTGCATGATTACATGGAGGCAGAGCGCGATGCGCGGCTCAATCGCCGTGGCGCGTTCGGAAACACCTTTCAGGCCCCGTCCACCTTCCGGCATGGCGCACCAGACCCGTGGGCAAGGGCGGATTATCGCGACACGGCCAAGCCGGGTGACACGGCCGTTTTTTGGGACGAGGCCACGCCATTCCAAGGGCTGCGGCCTGACATCGCGGCTGGCTATGTCGCGGTAACGGACGATCCGAAGTCAACGCCAGCGGACGCGATGGCCTACGCCAAAGCGCACGGCTTCGACCTCGACCCGGCCGATGTCGCGAAGTTCTACTCTGCCCGGGCCAAGGGTGGCAGGCCATCGGGCGGCGTCACCTACAAGGATGCTCCGCGCGTCCTGACCGATCCCGGCGACGGTAAGCTCGGCACGACGCTGCGCGGTGTAGCGGACCCGCTCAACATGCTGGATGAAGCCGGCGCGGTCGTGGACACGCTCGGCGGCACTGGCGGGCGCGAAAGTCTGTTCAACTCCGATCGCCGGTTCGGCGACATCCTCGCCAACAATCTCGACCAGAACCGATCGATCCTCGCGCACGATGATGCATCGCACCCTTACTACCGAATGGGCGGGCAGATCGCGGGCGGGCTGGTGCTGCCTGGGGCCGCTGTCGAGGGCGTGGGGTTCAACGCTGCTCGTGCGGCGATCCGTAACGGGGCGACGCGCTATGCCGCAGAGCTGGCCGCAAAGACTGCTGTTCGTAACCGGTTGATCATCGGCGGCGCTGCCGAGGGTGGAGCCTCGGGCTTCGGTACAGGCGAAAACTGGACCGATCGCGGCACGGGGGCGCTGGTCGGGGCGGGTGTTGGTGGCACGCTCGGGGCAGTCGCTGGGACGGCGGGGCAGGCTATCGTGGACGCCACCACGGGACGAACGGCATTAAGGGCCGCGACCCTCGCCGAACAGCTACAGCGTGACCGCGAATTGACCGGCACGGCGCGGCAAGCGACTGCGGGACCAAGCCCTGCTGATCTGGCCGGCCGGATGCAGGATAGCGCCGATCTCGTGGTGCGTGCCAAGGCCGCGATTGCTCGTCAGCCGGGCATGATCGCGATGGACGCGGAACACGGCTCTGAAATACTGCAAGCGCCCGATCTCATGGAGCCAAGCCGCGCCGTTGATCGCATCGACGTGAACGCCCGCGCCGCGCCGCTGCTCGGCGATGTCACCGAAGCACAGCGTGCGGCGCAAGCCACGAGGATCAGCCCGCGCGACGTGCTGCCGATCCCGTCGAACACAGTCGCCAGCGAGGAAGAGGCGGCACGCATCGGCGCGGGGATGTACCAGCCGGTCAAGGCACCGAACGAGGCGAACGCACTCAGCTCGCGCAGCATCCCGTCGCCGACTGATGGGACGAAGACGATTGCTAAGCGTGGCCCGCTCGATCTGGTGTCCTGGCTGCGATCGCAAGGCGGCATCCGCGCGCAGGGCGGCGAGCTTGAGCATTACGGCATCGGCAATGCGCCCCGCACCGGTATGGACTTTGCGGGCGGGGAAAACCGCTTCGGCCCGCTCGTCTCAAACAACGGCATGACTTACGACGAGGCAACAATGCGCGCTCACGAGGCGGGGTTCTTTCCCGATCATGCAGAGCGTCCGACTGTCTCCGAATTTCTCGACACGCTGAACGCCACGCACACCGGGCGTAATCGCGCCTTCCGGTCTGAGGATTTGCCGGAGGTGGACGCCTTTGAATCTCAGCGCGCGCTGCGTCATTCGGTAGAGGGTGCCCGAGAGCGTGGCGCTCCGCTGGTCGAGGATCGCGGCCAGCCGGTCGATCTGGCCGATCTCGATCGCAACGCGCCGCCTGTGACGGCCTATGAGGAATGGGGCGAGAATGCCCCGCGCATGGCGGGCAACCTGCGCCTGGACAAGCTGGACAGCCCTCAGTCGATCAAGCGGGCGCTAACGGATACGCACGCCCGCGTCGGCGGGTTCGATGCTGCTACGCGTGGCCGGATCACGCACGCCGAAACGGAGCGGCTTGCGGGCGAACTCGGCATGACCGCCGACGATCTGCTGAAGCGCCGCAAGGGGCAATCGCTCAACGCGGAGGAGGCGTTGGCATCGCGCCAGATCCTCGCGCAGTCGTCCACCGATCTCGTCAACATGGCGCGGCGCATGGCGGCAATGGACAATCCCGGCGACGAGCTTGAAGCCAATTTCCGGCAGGCATGGGTGCGCCACGTCGCCATTCAGGAACAGGTCGCAGGGATGACGGCGGAAGCTGGCCGCGCTCTGTCGGCGTTCCGCATGACGGCGGACAGCCGGGCGCTCGGGTCGCGGGTGCTGCCAAGCCTCGGCGACATCGCGGGCGGCACGGCGCGGCTGAAGGATGTAGCCAACAAGATCGTTGATCTCGAAAAGTCGGGCGTCGGGCCAGGAGGTATCAACCAGTTCTCGGCCAAGGCGCTACAGCCTCGGTTCCGCGATATGGCGGTCGAGCTATACTACAACATGCTGCTCTCAGGGCCAAGAACGCACGCGGTCAACGTACTGTCGAACACTATCACCGCGCTCGGTCAATTACCGGAGCATGGCTTGGCGGCAGGCATCGGCGGCATTGCCAACGTTGCGCGGCGCGCGATCGGGAAGGCGGACGCTGAGGCGGTCCTGTTCGGCGAGATTGGTTCGCGAGCAGCCGGGATGATCCAAGGCGCTCGCGAGGGCATGCGGGAGGCGGCACGCACGTTCGCGTCAGGCGCTCCGCGTGATGCCGTGACGAAGATGGAGCAGCAGTCCCAAGAGGCTATCGGCGGTATGGCGGGAAAGATCATCCGCACGCCCACCCGTGCGCTCGCTGCTGAGGATGAGTTCTTCAAGGCGGTTGCGCGTCGGTCGGAGTTGGCCGGGCTGGTCATGCGCACCGCGAAGTCCGAGGGCTTGAAGGGTGATGCGCTGCGCAAGCGGGCGGCGGAGTTGGTCGCGAACCCGACCGGCGATTTGCTGACAAAGTCGTTCGACTATGCGCGTTACGTCACGTTCCAACAGCCGCTTGGCCCTGTTGGGCAGAAGATCACGGGCGTTACCGAGTCGATGCCGATCCTGAAGCTCATCGTCCCGTTCGTCCGCACGCCGACCAATATCCTGAAATATGCGATCGAGCGTTCGCCTGGTGCCGTCGTTCTGAAAGAATGGCGACGGGACATCGCAGCGGGTGGCCCGAAGCGGGATCTTGCTCTGGCAAGGGTCACCATGGGCACGGGCATCGCCGCGACGATATATCAGATGGCTGCGGCTGGACAGATCACGGGCGGTGGGCCTGCGGATGAAAGCGCGTTGCGGCTCCTGAAGGCGGACGGCTGGCAACCATACAGCTTCAAGATCGGCGACAAGTATTACAGCTATCAGCGCCTCGATCCCTATTCGACCGTTATCGGGACTGCCGCTGATCTGGTCGACCAAGAGCGTTACATGACGGACAAGCAGCGTGAGAACGCCAGCTTTGAAGTTGGCGCGGCTATCCTCAAGAACCTGTCGAACAAGACGTGGCTGTCTGGGATGAGTTCGGCGCTAGAGGCATTGAACGATCCCGACCGTAGCGCGGAAAGCTTCTTCTCGCGTACGGCCGGAAGCATCGTCGTACCGACGCTCGCCGCACAGGTGGCACAAGTCTCCGATCCCGTACTGCGCCAAGCCAGCGGGCCGGCCGATCGCATCAGATCGCGAATCCCAGGCTTGAGCGATAGTCTCCGACCACGGCGCGACGTGTTCGGACGTCCAGTCGAGGCGGGCGGCGGGCTTGGCCCCGACATCGTTTCGCCAATCTGGACTAGCCAGGCGAAAAACGATCCGGTCGTTGCCGCGCTGCTCGACAGCGGAGCGAAGATGTCGCCACCGGGCAAAGCCAAGATGACGGATGAGGACTACGACCGCTTCCAGGAGCGGGCCGGGGCTGAGGTGCACCGCAAGCTGGCCGAACTGGTCCGCACGCCGGAATGGAAGCGGCTGCCGCAAGAGGATCGCGCCGACGAGGTTAGCAACGTGGTGAAGAAGGCTCGCAAGCTGGTGAAGGTCAGCATGTTCGGCCAGGCGATGCGCGCCGTCCCGCGCCGATCGGCCGCAATGCCTCCGCCGCCTCCAGGGTTTACTGAGGTAGTGCCGCCAGCGCCCCCCGGCTTCAGCGAGGTCGTGCGGTAG
- a CDS encoding thermonuclease family protein, translating into MDVALIFPILLLAAAPTATFSCTVIRVHDGDGPLWCKNGIRVRVAGIQAPDFEDAEPCRQHRAAYRCDDAAAARSQRIVERLTLGRTLVCQPVGESYARVVARCTLPDGRSLSCAIIAAGAATRWDNYWRRYHMGQCR; encoded by the coding sequence GTGGATGTCGCTCTGATCTTTCCGATCCTGCTTCTGGCCGCTGCACCGACGGCTACTTTCTCGTGCACCGTCATACGCGTTCATGACGGTGATGGGCCTTTGTGGTGCAAGAACGGCATCAGGGTTCGGGTCGCCGGCATCCAGGCACCGGACTTCGAGGATGCCGAACCGTGTCGCCAGCATCGTGCTGCGTATCGATGCGACGACGCCGCCGCCGCGCGCAGCCAACGCATCGTCGAGCGGCTGACGCTCGGTCGCACCTTAGTCTGCCAGCCTGTTGGTGAGAGCTACGCCCGCGTGGTGGCGCGCTGTACGCTGCCGGATGGCCGGAGCCTGTCGTGTGCGATCATCGCGGCTGGCGCGGCGACACGATGGGATAACTATTGGCGACGGTATCACATGGGTCAGTGTCGATGA